AGAGGCGGAACACGTCGTGTTAGAAGTGCTGACCGGGTTACGCTGACGATGCGGCTTCAAGAGATGCGTCACGCCCTTGGGCAGATCTATCTTAGATTCAACGTGCCGCGGAAGGCTATAAACATTTTCGCAAAGATTCTGGAAACCGATGCGAACTACGTGCCAGCCCTTTCCGGGATCGGAATGGCTTATCAGATGTTAGATGATCTGAAACGCGCAGAAGATTACCTTCGCAAGGCTATTGAATTGTCCTCGAAAAGCGAACTGCCAGATGCCTACAACGCGTTGGGCTACCTCTATGCTGAGCAAGGTATCAAATTAGACGAGGCTGCGGCACTCGTCCGTCGAGCACTCAAAAGCTCACCAACGTCTGGTGCGTATCTTGATAGTTTAGGGTTTATATACTTCAAACAGGGAAAATTGGACGCTGCGATAGAAAATCTGGAACTCGCAATTCGTTATCTTCCTGATACACCCGAAATTCTTTTGCATCTTGCTGATGCCTATCTGCAGAAGGGTTTAAAGGAAAAGGCATTGCAAACTTTGGAACAAGCCGTACGACTCGAACCAGACAATGCAGAACTCCGCCAAAAACTCGACGCTGTCAAAGCCAGCAGATAGCAGATTAGCAATTAGCAGTTAGGGCGTTCCGCTGCGCAAATTAAAAAAAATGAAAAATATAACCCTGCTTTTCATTGCTATGCTATTGCCTTTAGGCTTGCCGCTCGGAAGTTCGGCGTACGTTTGCGGTACACCGGAGTTAACTGCTGGATGGAAGACTGGAAGCGAAGAAGGATGGAACGAAGTTCCTTCCGCTCCTGAGCTGCCCGCTGCTCCGGCACTACCTGTCGGGACAGAACGGACCTTCTTCGCACCTGATTTCAGAAGTATGCAGCAATACAGGGTTTCTACGGTACTGCGCGGTGTAGGCAATTTCTGTTATGTTTTCGTTGAGGATACTGAATGGAATACACGCGTTACCGCCGCTACTGTTCAGGCGATAATTCGCGCTTTTGACGCAGCTGTACCGATGAATCCACAACGCGGAATTTACCTGACACTCACGGAAATCTTCGGTGCTCCGCCCGATATTGATAGAAATGGAAGGATTATCTTACTTCTGCTCAATATCCGAGATAAAGACAATGGCAATCAATATACAGCAGGTTTTTTCAATCCAGCAGATCAGAGCCGAGGTGTTCTTAGACACCCTGGATTTCGTGGCTTTCCGATTCGCAGTAACGAAGGTGAAATACTGTATATCGATACACACCCGCTGAATCCGAATAGCGAAACCGCTCATAATGTTGTCGCACATGAATTTCAGCATATTATCAATTGGACACACGATGCTAAAGAAGCGACTTGGGTTGATGAAGGTTGTGCAGAGTACGCCTCATTTCTCTGTGGATACTCGCTCCAAGAACATATAACTGCCTTCGAGAAAGCACCGACTATTTCGCTCGTCACATGGCCCGACGCAGGCGGTAATTTGCTGCCCCACTACGGTGCTGCTTTCTTGTGGATGCTCTATCTACATGAACAGTATGGCGGTATAGCAACGGTGACTGAAATCGTTCAGAATCGTGGAACATCCTTCACCGGTATCGCTGATGTCCTCGCATCGCAGGGTGTCCATCAAACGGTCTCCGACATCTTTATTTCATGGAAACTTGCTAATTACTTGTCTGATTATCGGGCAGTAAATCTCTCTTTATCACCCCGTCGCTGGCACCGTTCCTACCCGAGTGGCACACAAGATGGAGAATTGGGCAATTTTTCAGCGGATTACATTGGGTTTGAAAATGCTGGTGGATTAACAATAGGATTTTCCAGCGGTTCCGTGTCGAATACTGCTGTCCACGCTATTGAGTTCCACACCACCGGGGCTGTTGAGGTTCGGGAGATGGCATTATCTACGAGTAACACGGGTTCTCTCGTCCTACCAACCACCGTTACGGAGGCAGTCCTCGTTCCGAGCCTACAGAGGGATACGCCCAGCTTCCATTCAGAGAACAAAAAGTACCAATATAGTGGGACACGCGGTGCCCATATTGCATTTACCACGACGGCTCTCCCTAACGCCGTACATCCGCGCTACTGGGACATTATCGCTAAACCGAGTGAACCACTTGTTGGGTTAACGCCTATGGTGACCTTAATGCTCCACAACAATAAAGCGGAGCAGCTGTACCGTGAAGCACAAGCGATGTACCAAGTAACGCGAGACGCTCAGGACAACCACCTGTATCGATTCTCGTTTCTGCTTGAACCGGAAATAGAACCCGAATCTATCAGATACCAAATCTCGCTTGATTCAAGAATTGTTGACACAGGTACGCTAACGGAGTAATATTATAGCAGATAGCCGATAGCGAACCGCGAACTGCTAACAGCAATTCGTTAATGGTTCTTGGTTGATAGTCATTAGTTAAGAGTCTGTCCGTTAAAGGAAACCTTCTTAACCAACAACCAATAACCCGGGGAATGCCATACGGCATTCATACCGTTGATTACGACTAACAACTATATGCGAATAGCGAACCGCTATAAAAAAGGGGTAAAACATGCAATCTACACTTTATGCAGGAACTATTGGACAAAGTGTCTGGCGCAGCACCGACAACGGTGATACTTGGGGTCGAGTGAGTAACGGACTCTTTCCGGAAGCCGATATTCGTGCTTTAGCCGTTAGTCCCAGTAACCCAGACACGCTCTACGCCGGTACCGAAAACGGCATTTTCCAGACCAACAACGCTGCGGAGTCGTGGCACCATCTTCCAAGCCCCATGGATGGACGGGAAGTCTGGGCGATTGCCATTGATCTGAACGCACCTGACACGGTCTATGCTGGAACGTGCCCTTCTGCACTTTTCAAATCTACGGATGGAGGTGCTAACTGGAAGCAGCTCAACGTCGATTTGGCAGAAGAGTGCGAAGGTGTCCCGATTATTCCGCGTGTCACAACTTTCGTGATTGATCCCAACGATTCGCAAACACTCTACGCTGGGATCGAAATTGATGGAATGCGTCTCAGCACCGATGGCGGGGAAACATGGACTGAGCGCAGTGAGGGTCTCAGTAGCTTGGATATTCATGGGCTTTGTGTAGTCCCGGGTTCCCCGAAGACTATCGTCGCTGCAACGAATAACGATGTCTGTGTGACAACAGATATGGGACAGCAGTGGACACCACTGAATGTTAAAGCGCACTATCCATGGCCATACTGCCGTGCAGCTTTCTTTTTGAACGGTGATGCAGGTCGTGTATTTATCGGAGCAGGGAACGGACCTCCGGGCGATCAAGGCGGTATTTTTTCAACACGTGACGCTGGCAAATCGTGGACCCGAGCGGACATCGGTCGAACTGCCAACAGCACGATTTGGTGCTTCGCCCACAACCCGAATGCTAACGACCTTCTTATCGCTTGTAGCGTAAGCGGGCAGCTTTATCGGAGCACAGATGCGGGTGATTCTTGGACAAAACTCTCACATGAATTCGGAGAGGTCCGGGCATTAGCGATCGCCGCTTCCGGGTAGTCCATTTCCAGTAATGAATGATAACCTTGAATGGAATGTCGGATAAAAGTTGACGTATTTCTGTAATTTTGGTATGCTTTTAGCAAAATGTGAGGCAAAGACACGTTGTGCTTCAAGAGCACAATGGGGTTTCCAACGAATATCGGCGCGATTTAGCAATCGCGCCAACAAGTTGGACAGGGTCTATAGGCTCGCTCGTTGGGAACCCTAAATTTGTCTTAGCCCAAGACATCGGACGCTCCATCACGGGAGTAAAGGAAAGACTTTTAGAGCACACATTGTAAAGTTAAGTCAAGTTTTTGGCTCTGATTGGTAGAAAATTTGGCTTGAAAATTACACCGAAAATTATAGGAGGCACACTTCAGTGACACGTTTCTTTACAATTCTACTTATACCGCTTCTCTGCCTGGCAATGATGGGCTGTGGGCCAGACGAACCAAAGATCACAACGCCACCGCCAATCACCGATGCGAAGCGGATTGCTGTCACGCCGTTCTTCACTGAGGCGGAGGCGGAAGATATAAGCAAATTAGGGACGCGTATCAGCGTCAACCTTGCGACCCGTCTCGAACTCATCTTCAAGGAAGCAGAGTGGGTTTATGACCTCTCAAACAAAGTTAAACCGGTCGATGATAAACTCGGAGAATTGGGGTTGACCCTGAATCAGATTTACGCTGACCCAGCGTTGGCGGCGAAGCTTGGACAGTCACTTGATACTGATATGATTATCATTGGCATGGTTGAGTCACCGAAATTAACTCGGCAGGATTACGATCAGCACCTGATGAAGCAGGGGAGTCAGGGCGGAATTTCAGGGACATCCACTTATATCCGCACCCGTCTTACGGCTCTTGGGCGTGTTTGGGTCAAGGTTGTTGATTCTGGCTCTGGCGAACTTATCTTTAGCAATGGCATTCGTTCCTATCTCAAGTATTGGTACGCCTATCAGACTCAGCAGAGCGAACAGATAATCTTTAAGAGCGATGTAGATAGACTCGCCGATTTGGGAAAATATCTCCCACTCAGAATTGCTTATATGCTCCATCCAACTGGGTTAAAGTTGGAACAAGAACAGCAGATTCTGCTTAAACCGGATATTATCCTCAAGGGAACGGGCGGTATCGTTGAATTTAATTAGATAGTCCATCAATTCGTGGCGTGGTTTGCAACCTTTTGCTTCAAAAGTGGAGGGGACTCCGCAGTAAAGAGGGGAACCCCAGTTTGCAACCGCGCCTACTCTATGGATTGCAAATATATAAGCACAAACTAAGCACGCGAAGTTTTTAAAAAGAAACGCTCAATCTGGTTGGTATAGGCTTCCCCATACTTCAACAATTCCCAAGAGGCATCGTACAATTCAGATGGTGGGAGTTCTTGATACGGGTTGGCGATGCTTTCGTAGTAGTCCAAAGCCTTCATGAAAAAGTCCAGCGTTTCTCTATCAATGGTGCTGTTTTGATGTAAGGCGCGAAAACTGTGATGCTTTTGCAGTGGCGGCGTTTGTCCGCTAAATTCGATGATAACGTTGTTGATATCCACAGCACGTTGGATAATCATGAGGAAGCAACTTTTAACGTAGGAGTGTGTAATCCGGTCTCCCTCAACGTATTCTTCTCGGTTCGCAGGCAGCCCATGCCGTAATTGGTCGAAACATTCGCTTATGGATTCCAGTTTCGCTTTCACTGGGTTGAATCGACGCGACGCTAACTTTTTAGACCCTTTTTTTGTATTTCTTTTTTTCATCGTGTTTTCCTCCTTTCAGATGCATTCTAATTTTTTATCCTTTTTGTTTTTTAGACGTTGGTACGCCCAAAAGGTTGTAATCTTCTTTTTCCTACGCTTCCGTTTCTATACAAGTCCCGCCGCGCACCTACCAACCAGAGCCGCGACATATCCGTGCGCCGGTCCTACCTACACTTCGGAAACAGTTTTTTTTTGAAGAAAACCGATATGAAATAAGACAAATATGATGAATTGGAGAAAAAAGATGAAAGCAATTATCAGAACCGGCGATGGTGGACCAGAAGTCTTACAATTGGCTGAAGCACCATCACCCACACCAACAGCAACGCAACTTTTGGTGGATGTGCATGCGACTGCTTTGAATCGTGCCGACCTGATTCAACGTCGAGGCGGCTATCCCCCACCGCCTGGTGAATCCGAAATACTCGGTCTGGAGATTGCGGGTACCGTTTCAGAAGCAGGTGCTGCCGTAGAGAACGGGATTTCCAAAGGCGATCGAGTCTTCGGGCTTGTCGGAGGCGGTGGCTATGCAGAACAGGCTGTTATTGATTACCGCATGGCGATGCCTATACCTGATGAGTGGAGTTTTGAACAAGCCGCTGCAGTTCCCGAAGTCTTTTTTACGGCAAACGAAAATATCTTCACGTTGGGCAAATTATCAGCAGGTGAGACAATCCTAATTCATGCCGGTGGAAGCGGGGTCGGTAGTGCCGGAATTCAGATTTCACGGCATGCGGGTGCCACGGTCTTTGTCACTGCCGGAACATCGGAAAAAATCGATAAATGCCAGGCACTTGGCGCAACAGAGGGGATCAACTACAAAACAACTGACTTCGTTGCCGAAATCCAACGTTTAACCGATGGACAGGGCGTTGATGTCGTTTTAGACTTTATTGGTGCTCCGTACCTTGAGCGGAACCTCTCTATCCTCAAAACAAAGGGGAGACTCCTGCAAGTCGGATTGATCGCTGGGGCGACCGCGGAAATTAATCTTGGCGCGGTGATGTGCAACCGACTCCAGATTACCGGATCGGTTATGAGACCGCAATCCATTGACGAAAAGATTGCTATTACACAGCGTTTCGTTGAACGATGGTTGCCAGAATTGAAACATGGCGCGCTACAGCCGATTATTGATACCGTCTTTCCGCTCGCCGAGGCACGGCAGGCGCACGAGTATATGGAAGCGAATCGCAATTTTGGTAAAATTCTTTTGAAAGTAGGATAGCGGAATAGTTATCGGTTATCGGTTGTCAGTTATCAGTTAAAGAGGTTTTTAAATCAAGCAGATAATCTCTTAACCGACGACCGAAAGGAACTCTGTACAATAGATTTCCGTATCGATTCCTGACAGCCCACGGAAACGAACAAAATAAATGACGCAATTACTCTCACAACAAACAGAAGCGGCACACAAACCTATACGTACACAATTTCGGCTTGCGATCATACTGTCCCTTCTTTTTTTTCTATGTATAGGTAGCGCGACCGCACGGCTTACTCAAGTCACATCAGAGAGCGGAATTACCGTTCAATTCACCTTGCCGGAACTAACTATCTCTGAGGTAGTTCGAGACAGGGTCCGCTATCAAGAGGTCCATTACGACGACAGCCGCTTTACCAATGAACCCGGTAATCCCAAAGTTCCAGTCACACGGTTGATGTTAGGTATACCGGCGTCAGTTGAAATCGAAGCAATTGATATTTCTGCGGCTCCAGCTGAGACACGTACCGGTATTCGTCTCGTGCCGGTCTCTATTTTCGATGTGCAGGAACGCAACTCACAACACGCAGCGACACAACACTGGGTAGAAAGCGGTAGTGCCTATCAATCGACTGGAAACGCTTCCTATCCGGGATTCCCACTTGCCCGCGTCGTCCGGGAAGGTTACATTCGCAGCCAACGCGTCATTGCGGTGGCATTGTATCCTGTGCAGTATCTGCCGAGAACCCGTCAATTGCGCCTGTACTCACACCTTACGGTGAACATCCGGTTTTCCAGTAGCGGTCAGCAGTCAGCGGTCAGCAGTCGGTCAAGAGGAATTAGTGGCAGTGAAGTGGGACACAATCGCCCCACATTGATAGCCGAATCAGAAGCCTTTGAACGTGCCTTGTCCCATCAACTTCTCAATGCTGAGCAGGCGCGTAATTTCAGAGTGCCCCGTCCCGTGATGCCTGCAGCACCGGCACTCATTCCTGATGAGACTTCCGATAGTGTCCGCTTTAAATTATTCGTCGAAGAAACCGGGGTCTATACTGTAACAGCAGAAGCCCTACAGCAGGATTGGGGGATAGAGCTCGTTGGCGCAGATCCAAGGCAACTTCGACTCACGCACGAGAGTAGAAATATTCCTATCTACATTAGCGGCGCAGGCGACGGCCGTTTTGATCCAGAAGATGCCATCTTTTTCCTTGGACATAAACCGAAAAACCGCTATAGTCGTTGGAATATCTATTGGCTCACGCTTGACAATAGGCGGCGCACCTCTGCGCGGGTCCCACAGGTTACTGTCAGCCCCACAGATCCAACAGCGACACAAGTCCCTACCTTCCGCTCTAAACTAACCTTTGAAGAGAATTATCTCACGAATAACCTTGAATTTGTATACACAAACACCGTTTCTCCCGGTAATAAACATGGGTGGTTTGAAGCATTGGATTTCTGGTACTGGGATGGTATCAAAAATGGAAGCGATGTTGGCGAAATGCGCCTTGAGTTTCCGCTCTATGATGTTGCAAAAAGTTTCGACCCGCTGCACATTTCCGTCGATTTGCAAGGTGGCACACCGGTATCCCATGAAATCTTAGTCGCTATCAACGGGGTCCGAATAGAGTTTGCGAAATGGAAACAGCAGGACACGCTCACTGTCCAACGGACTTTACGGGCATGGGATACACTCAAAGATAATAGGAACGGCGAACAAAATGTCTTGTCCCTTGCCCGTGTTGATGATAACGTTGACGAAGACACAACCCGCTATCCGTATCATGTCTATCTCAACCGTTTTTCTGTTGAGTATACCCGCCTCTTCCGCGCAGTTTCTGATGAACTGTGGTTCACATCACCTACCCCAGATGAAACTTCACAGACGAAACCTACGGGTGGGCGCAAACTTCAGTATGAAATTAAGGCGTTTGGCGACCCGGGTGTACATATTTTTGAGACAGATGGCAATGTGCTCACTGCTCGGATGCAAGGGGTTACGGTGGAGACGGACATAGAAAACCCTAATTCCTATAACGCGCTTTTCCAGATGCTCGACACCCGAAACGCCGAGTTTGTTGCGGTTTCTGATACTGCGTTGCGTCAGCCAGAGCGTATTGAAATCATCGGACCTACGGATTTAGCCACTGCGAATCACGGTGCCGATTATTTGGTCGTGACACATTCAAAATTCCTATCTGCAGCGGAAAGATTAGCAGCGTGGCGCGCAACGCCTGGCGGTGGCGGATATCGTACGAGGGTCGTTACAACGGATGAGATCTACAATACATTTGGCGGTGGCGCGGTCAGCCCTAAGGCAATCAAGGCGTTTCTGACCCACGCTTATCAATCTTGGGCACCACCCGCGCTGTCTTACGTTGTCTTTTTTGGCGATGGAACGTTTGATTTTCGCGGTGTTGACACAGAAATTCACCTCGAACCCCCCGAACTCGATGGTTACATTCCAACACACTATATCCGAACGGATTCATTTGGTCGAACTGCCGCCGATCACTGGTACGCGACGGTTTCAGGACACGATGAATTCACCGATTTCTACATCGGGAGGCTCAGCGTTGAAACTGTCAGCCAATCGGAGACTGTTGTTGATAAAATATTGGCTTATGAACAGAGTCCACCCAGTGGAGATTGGCGTAGGAAGATTATCTCTGTCGCTGACGATGAAGTTAGTAACTCTGGGGATTTTATCTTCAAGAAGAGTCTCAACGAAATTGCGAAAGACCACACCCGTTTAGGCTATGAGACCATTGAAGTCTTTCTCGAAGATGTCATCGACGAAGTTGAGGCGCGTCCAGCCGATTATGCAAACATCTTGCCCCGCTATGTCGCGAGGGAGAGGATTATCAAGGCACTCGGAGAAGGAGCGGTCTTGGCGCAATACGCTGGCCATGGCGGTAGGACTGTCTGGACGCACGAGTCAATATTTGACAACGCAGACGTTGAGGAGGTTGAGGAGACGGCAAAGATCCCTTTCATGTTGGTGCTCAGCTGCTATAATGGCTATTTTGATAAACCGGGTGAACCCAGCATGGCGGAGAAGTTATTGCGAAAAGAGAGAGGCGGTATCATCGGTATGCTGAGTGCCACACGTCTCACTTATGGCAGTGGAAATGATGCCCTCAATCGGATTATCTTTGACATGCTTTTTAAACGGAACATCCGACAACTCGGTCCCTTGAGTTTTGATTCAAAAGTCGAACTTCTGATGACAGAGGGGACAGGGCAGATTGATGTCATGATGGAGTATACACTTTTCGGAGACCCCGCTTTACAAATTGCTATCGCTGATGGTGAGATTCTGCCTAATATTGAGACGAAAACAGTTGCGCCGGGTGACACACTCAGAGTCGCTCCCGGATACGTTCAGACTGCCACCTACGACGCATTGGGGCGGGTCAAACGCTTTGCAAGAAATACCACTTTTAATGGCACACTTACCGTAAAGGCATTATTCCCTGGAAAAACAGTCATCGCACAAGGCATCTCAGGTCCCGTTAATTACTATACCGGCGATGTAATTGTGACGAAAACCCTGAGCGTTAGCAACGGTGCCTATCCTGCGGTAACTTTCACTGTTCCACAAAACATTGCCAGCGGTGATGCGCACGTTGAGTACTACGCACAGAGTCCCACAACAATCGCTGTCGGTGGTGATGGATTTACTGTTAATATTCCAAAAATTCTTGATGTTCAGACGGAATTAGTCGGTGAGGACAAATTCCGTATCTCTGTTCAGGTTTCTGATGAAAAGGAAGCACTGACTTCAGTACTCTTGAGTTGGCGGAACCCCATAAGCCGACAGTGGGAGTATGTGACGCTTACGCCAGCACCAACACCTTTGTCAGCAGAGGGATGGTGGACAGTTCCCGAACCCCTTGATGCCCCAATAGATGGTTCCGTTATCCGATACGATATTCAAGTCACAGACGCAGATGGTAATACGGTTGAAAGTCAGGCGTTACGATATTATCCCTATGTCCATCCGAATCTTGCTGTTGTAGAGGTCGCCAGAACCGCTGTTATTCGGTACGGCTACAACACTGAAGCGCAGCAGTGGTCCCTCTCAGCAGACGTTCAGGTAGAGGGGGATGAGATACAAACGCCTGTTGAAGTCGCCTTCTTTTACGGCAATCCCGATGTTGACGACGATACGATTATTGATGATAGTGCCAATCTCCTTGGAACTGCTCGAATTCAACCCGGGGATTGGATACAACGTTCGCCGTTAGCGA
This is a stretch of genomic DNA from Candidatus Poribacteria bacterium. It encodes these proteins:
- a CDS encoding NAD(P)H-quinone oxidoreductase, with the translated sequence MKAIIRTGDGGPEVLQLAEAPSPTPTATQLLVDVHATALNRADLIQRRGGYPPPPGESEILGLEIAGTVSEAGAAVENGISKGDRVFGLVGGGGYAEQAVIDYRMAMPIPDEWSFEQAAAVPEVFFTANENIFTLGKLSAGETILIHAGGSGVGSAGIQISRHAGATVFVTAGTSEKIDKCQALGATEGINYKTTDFVAEIQRLTDGQGVDVVLDFIGAPYLERNLSILKTKGRLLQVGLIAGATAEINLGAVMCNRLQITGSVMRPQSIDEKIAITQRFVERWLPELKHGALQPIIDTVFPLAEARQAHEYMEANRNFGKILLKVG
- a CDS encoding C25 family cysteine peptidase; translated protein: MTQLLSQQTEAAHKPIRTQFRLAIILSLLFFLCIGSATARLTQVTSESGITVQFTLPELTISEVVRDRVRYQEVHYDDSRFTNEPGNPKVPVTRLMLGIPASVEIEAIDISAAPAETRTGIRLVPVSIFDVQERNSQHAATQHWVESGSAYQSTGNASYPGFPLARVVREGYIRSQRVIAVALYPVQYLPRTRQLRLYSHLTVNIRFSSSGQQSAVSSRSRGISGSEVGHNRPTLIAESEAFERALSHQLLNAEQARNFRVPRPVMPAAPALIPDETSDSVRFKLFVEETGVYTVTAEALQQDWGIELVGADPRQLRLTHESRNIPIYISGAGDGRFDPEDAIFFLGHKPKNRYSRWNIYWLTLDNRRRTSARVPQVTVSPTDPTATQVPTFRSKLTFEENYLTNNLEFVYTNTVSPGNKHGWFEALDFWYWDGIKNGSDVGEMRLEFPLYDVAKSFDPLHISVDLQGGTPVSHEILVAINGVRIEFAKWKQQDTLTVQRTLRAWDTLKDNRNGEQNVLSLARVDDNVDEDTTRYPYHVYLNRFSVEYTRLFRAVSDELWFTSPTPDETSQTKPTGGRKLQYEIKAFGDPGVHIFETDGNVLTARMQGVTVETDIENPNSYNALFQMLDTRNAEFVAVSDTALRQPERIEIIGPTDLATANHGADYLVVTHSKFLSAAERLAAWRATPGGGGYRTRVVTTDEIYNTFGGGAVSPKAIKAFLTHAYQSWAPPALSYVVFFGDGTFDFRGVDTEIHLEPPELDGYIPTHYIRTDSFGRTAADHWYATVSGHDEFTDFYIGRLSVETVSQSETVVDKILAYEQSPPSGDWRRKIISVADDEVSNSGDFIFKKSLNEIAKDHTRLGYETIEVFLEDVIDEVEARPADYANILPRYVARERIIKALGEGAVLAQYAGHGGRTVWTHESIFDNADVEEVEETAKIPFMLVLSCYNGYFDKPGEPSMAEKLLRKERGGIIGMLSATRLTYGSGNDALNRIIFDMLFKRNIRQLGPLSFDSKVELLMTEGTGQIDVMMEYTLFGDPALQIAIADGEILPNIETKTVAPGDTLRVAPGYVQTATYDALGRVKRFARNTTFNGTLTVKALFPGKTVIAQGISGPVNYYTGDVIVTKTLSVSNGAYPAVTFTVPQNIASGDAHVEYYAQSPTTIAVGGDGFTVNIPKILDVQTELVGEDKFRISVQVSDEKEALTSVLLSWRNPISRQWEYVTLTPAPTPLSAEGWWTVPEPLDAPIDGSVIRYDIQVTDADGNTVESQALRYYPYVHPNLAVVEVARTAVIRYGYNTEAQQWSLSADVQVEGDEIQTPVEVAFFYGNPDVDDDTIIDDSANLLGTARIQPGDWIQRSPLANSENPRGEKDVYEPDPLNTLPIATAALPLTANFPFAGGQHENVDRRGLPLGTHDIFVYVDPNFGETDQSGKVLENEEDDNIAYRQISVDMGVIGGTSSNQIASLDRNCVVTAPPGVLQNPTVLRVATLPAGSGQQSARQQTSLTDDRYSVKPVPLPGNAYGYELAIGSQQSVVNVFNSAGELPTADSQQPTAISLTSPIAIDFSFDLGALGTQLAKELLGSAEEVTDVSDTAATIGTAVESRAREIGIYQWSSTLSNWIRLPSQLLTGTAGTLQRRIQTTDISAKNIGEGELRDIRIHPDGAPTGKYVLLFTGPQTYRLLRAPFTEEAQTLEELEVVAPREQLAGFSTDFPNFRHGFDVNVEIDPEEPFRFGDVWTFNITALEQPFDTDPDTSPQQELRWYASGFGDVNRGTGIVSSIELPPDTAMPEDRWIILFLTDTEFQIEGEKTGILRSQSGENAPRRGTVGQPFFYAPYGLHFQITQSTRSFKPGDRFRFETRPVGTIRATTDRLGSVTLLYTDDAVPPDIQLTIGNQQHFVPGDATDAEPLIGATLTDPSGIDYLTRSFLLELGSGLSYEPINPEAYQLTYHPGSNQLVLTYLSPELEPREYEIRLTASDVHGNTDTESITFRVHDTLQLLSFLNYPNPFPRKTTLTCELTAPADSFVVKIYTLSGRLIRELSIPATPGFLMVEWDGRDADGIEVANGVYYAKLQIKREGEKDITEILKMMKLR